The Bradyrhizobium sp. CCGB01 genome segment CGCGATCGAAATACGTGCCGCCGCTGCAGGTCACTATCATTGTTGCACTTGTCATAGGCCGACCTTCTAACTTGTTAAGAATGATTGTACACTCATAGAACGCTGCGCCATCTTCGAACTTGGCGCGCGGCGCTGTTATGATCGCGATCGCCATGTCGGCCGCTCCACCGCGCCGCTGGCGGGCGCATATCCCGGATGAGACAGTGGCCCGATGGCCGCTATTTCGAAAAGGTACATGGTGGCTCCAGCGCGAGCCGCGTGCATCCGGCATGTCGTTGTTCAAAGCCGGTAGCTCAATCCTCGTCTTGCCACCGCCGCAGGTTCGTTTGATCGTGGTAGGCCATGCGGTCAGGCGTGGTGATGAACTCGATCGTCGCGCCCCATGGCATGCGGCAATAGCAGACCCTGTTTCCGGGACCTTTTTCGGTTGCGTAGGGAATAGCGCGGGGCGCGGTAAGGACTGTGCCACCAGCCTTCTCGAAGCGCTCAACCGAAGCGTCGATGTCGTCAGTGTAGACGCCGAAGTGCGTAATGCCGAAGTCGCTGGCCCGAACCGGCTGGGCTTGTTCGGGGCCGTGCATTTCAAAGAGCTCGATGTCCGGTCCGGTTCCGATCTTGACCATCGCCTGCGCCCGCACGACCGTTCCAGGGAAAGCACCAGTGGCCCGCTCGAATTCGGCCCCCTGTCGCGGAGGGTCCTGCGGTCCGAAGGACTGATAAATCACCTGACCGCCGAAAGCTTCCACCAGGAACGATTTGGCTGCTTCGATGTCGGCCACCGTGATGCCGATATGATTGACGCCGCGAATGACAGGTGCGGTCATGATAGTGTTCCTTTCTCGTTTGATTGATCGAACGCGATGTGTGCGGGCGCAACTCTCCCGCAATGTCGTGATCCGCCCGGCCTACGACGGCGCGGGCGCAGAGCTTCAATTGGCCTTGAGGAAATCGATCAGAGCGGCTGCGACTTCATTCGGCCGCTCGTCAGCGACATAGTGGCTGCATCGCGCGATCGAGCCGCCCGTCACGTTGGTGGCAAACTCCTTGAGCATCGGCACCATCTGCGCACCGAAGCGCTGGTCGCCACCTATGCCAAGCACGGGTATCGCGAGAGGTTGCTTCTTATACTCGAGCGCGGCGGCGTGGTCGGCCGCGAGGGCTCGATACCATTCCATGCCCCCGCGCGTGCGGCCAGGAAGGGCCATCGCTTTCGCGTAGATCTCGATGTCCGCGGGAGTGAACGTGCTGTGATCGTAGAACCGCTCAGCCATGAAGGTCGAAACATAGTCATATTCACGGCCGTAAATCAGGCGCTCGGGCAGGTCCCGGTTCATATGGAAGCTGAAATGCCAGAGCTTTGCGGTCGTCGCCTCCCATCCAGTCCAGCCGGGAAGCGGAACGTCGAGGACGGCCAGGTGGGTAACAGCCTCCCGATAGGTGGCAACCTGCGGCAAGGCGACCATTCCACCGATGTCATGTCCGCACACGGCGTAGCGTTCATGCCCAAGGGCAAGCATTACTTCATGCGCGTCGCGCGCCATCGTCGCCTTGTCATAGCCGTCGAGCGGGCAGTCGGAAAAGCCCGCACCGCGCAGATCTATGGCCACCACGCTGAAATGGCCGGCCAGCAGCGGCATCACCTTGTGCCATTCCCACCATGTTTCTGGCCAGCCGTGAAGCAGAAGGATCGGCGGGCCTGAGCCTCCCGTCACGGCGTTGATCTTGATGCCGTTCACCGGCACCAGTTGCTGGGTAAACCCGTTCAAAGCTGCGATCATGATCGCTTCCGGTCAAATGGAGGTGTCAGATAGAGCGTGTACAAGCTCAGGGCTGGTCGAAATCGGTAGCGATCGTGATGTCACGCCAGGCGTCGATGTCGCTGCGGAAGGCCGCCAGCTTTCTCTCGGCGATCGCGTGCGCGGCCGGGCCGAGCGGCAGATGGAGCGGAGGGTCCTCGGCGTCGACCGCCTGCAGGATCACTGCGATCGCCTTGTCGGGATCGCCCGCCTGATTGCCGTCGCTGGTTTCGCGATAGTGTTTGCGTGAGCTTGCGGCATATTCGGGCATCTCGTTGGCCGCCATCATGATCGATCGGCCAAGGAAATCGGTGCGAAACGGCCCGGGTTCGACGACCAGCACGCGAACTCCGAACGGCTTCAGCTCGCCGGCGAGCGCTTCGGAAATTCCTTCAACAGCAAACTTGGCGGCGTGGTAATAGCCTCCGCCGCCGCGGCCCTCGATACCCGCACCGGACGACATGTTGACGATCGTTCCGCCCGAACGTCGTAGGACGGGTAGCGCGGCTCTGGTGGTTTCGATCAGACCGAAGACGTTTACATCGAACATCGGCCGATATTCTTCGGGCGTACCTTCCTCGATCGCGCCGAACAGTGCGTAGCCGGCGTTGTTCACGAGCACGTCAAACCCGCCAAATGTCTCGACCGCCTTCACGACCGCTGCCTTGGCTGCCGCCGCATCGGTCACGTCGAGTGGCAAGGTGATCATGCGGCCGCCGAAAGGCTCAGCCATTGCCTCGATCGATCTGACATTGCGGGCCGTCGCTATAACCCGATCGCCGCGCTGTGCCGAAGCGAACGCGAGCCGCTGGCCGAAGCCGCTCGAACAGCCTGTTATAAGCCAGGTTTTCATAACTTCTTCTCCAAGTTGTTTCACCCACGCAGCCGCCCTCATGGGGTGGCGGAATCCCAGAAGGACGCGCCTCAGACGATGGCGGGAAACTAGGTGCTTATAT includes the following:
- a CDS encoding alpha/beta fold hydrolase; this translates as MIAALNGFTQQLVPVNGIKINAVTGGSGPPILLLHGWPETWWEWHKVMPLLAGHFSVVAIDLRGAGFSDCPLDGYDKATMARDAHEVMLALGHERYAVCGHDIGGMVALPQVATYREAVTHLAVLDVPLPGWTGWEATTAKLWHFSFHMNRDLPERLIYGREYDYVSTFMAERFYDHSTFTPADIEIYAKAMALPGRTRGGMEWYRALAADHAAALEYKKQPLAIPVLGIGGDQRFGAQMVPMLKEFATNVTGGSIARCSHYVADERPNEVAAALIDFLKAN
- a CDS encoding oxidoreductase; its protein translation is MKTWLITGCSSGFGQRLAFASAQRGDRVIATARNVRSIEAMAEPFGGRMITLPLDVTDAAAAKAAVVKAVETFGGFDVLVNNAGYALFGAIEEGTPEEYRPMFDVNVFGLIETTRAALPVLRRSGGTIVNMSSGAGIEGRGGGGYYHAAKFAVEGISEALAGELKPFGVRVLVVEPGPFRTDFLGRSIMMAANEMPEYAASSRKHYRETSDGNQAGDPDKAIAVILQAVDAEDPPLHLPLGPAAHAIAERKLAAFRSDIDAWRDITIATDFDQP
- a CDS encoding VOC family protein; protein product: MTAPVIRGVNHIGITVADIEAAKSFLVEAFGGQVIYQSFGPQDPPRQGAEFERATGAFPGTVVRAQAMVKIGTGPDIELFEMHGPEQAQPVRASDFGITHFGVYTDDIDASVERFEKAGGTVLTAPRAIPYATEKGPGNRVCYCRMPWGATIEFITTPDRMAYHDQTNLRRWQDED